A region of Micropterus dolomieu isolate WLL.071019.BEF.003 ecotype Adirondacks linkage group LG01, ASM2129224v1, whole genome shotgun sequence DNA encodes the following proteins:
- the rpl21 gene encoding 60S ribosomal protein L21 — MTNTRGKRRGTRYMFSRPFRKHGPIPLSTYMRIYRKGDIVDIKGTGTIQKGMPHKCYHGKTGRVYNVTQHAVGIIVNKQVKGKILAKRINVRIEHVKHSKSRDSFLQRVKANEGKKMEAKQKGSWVELKRQPTPPRDAHFVSTKKNVPLLLEPIPYEFMA, encoded by the exons ATGACGAACACCAGAGGCAAGAGGAGGGGGACCAGGTACATGTTCAGCAGGCCATTCCGCAAGCATG GCCCAATTCCCCTGTCCACATACATGCGTATCTACAGGAAGGGAGACATCGTTGACATCAAG GGCACAGGTACCATTCAGAAAGGTATGCCTCACAAGTGCTACCATGGCAAGACGGGACGTGTCTACAACGTAACCCAACATGCAGTCGGCATCATTGTCAACAAGCAGGTCAA GGGCAAGATCCTGGCCAAGAGGATTAATGTGCGCATTGAACACGTGAAGCACTCAAAGAGCAGGGACAGTTTCTTGCAGCGTGTCAAAGCCAACGAGGGTAAGAAGATGGAGGCCAAGCAGAAGGGCAGCTGGGTGGAACTGAAACGCCAG CCTACTCCTCCCCGTGATGCTCACTTTGTCAGCACCAAGAAGAACGTGCCACTGCTGCTGGAGCCCATCCCCTACGAGTTCATGGCAtaa